In one Mucilaginibacter ginsenosidivorax genomic region, the following are encoded:
- a CDS encoding glycosyltransferase, translating to MNIGIFTYGTRGDIQPYIALALGLIDKKHQVIIAAPGNFKELVEGYGLTFHPLYGNAEEMMNSAEGQSVLKTENTIKLMKYFFKALHGIRGPLRKSCIEGVNQVDFIIANAATLPVTSAIAEKQHKKIALTYFMPPVVPTAEFPLGDFDFLDFPWYNKLTYKLAHLFFWKFVKTETNEFRQELGLPILKENLIDYIGKQKPLDLYCLSPSLIPQPKDWDDNHKITGFLTVPEEKIPGQFRDETPATLNAWLQQGDKPIYMGFGSNGVGNTEKFIDILNTILNKTNERVLFCTGWSLFKNLPSHKNLFVTKYVNHGAVLPKCKAGVFHGGAGTLAAMLRNDLPVIIISFYTDQPTWGKIAERMKFGVHIPVKKLDANKLISALSKIQTSEVKNNATAIGREIRNEKGLENAVNEIEKFFNDVDTGN from the coding sequence TTGAACATAGGAATTTTTACTTACGGAACACGGGGCGATATACAACCCTATATTGCTTTGGCTTTAGGGCTTATCGACAAAAAACACCAGGTAATTATTGCAGCACCAGGAAATTTTAAGGAATTAGTGGAGGGCTATGGCCTTACTTTTCATCCGCTGTATGGAAATGCCGAAGAAATGATGAATTCGGCGGAGGGCCAAAGCGTACTGAAAACAGAGAATACCATTAAGCTGATGAAGTACTTTTTTAAAGCGCTCCATGGAATAAGGGGGCCTTTACGCAAAAGCTGTATAGAAGGAGTTAACCAGGTAGATTTTATTATAGCCAATGCGGCAACGTTACCCGTTACAAGCGCGATTGCAGAAAAGCAACATAAAAAAATTGCGTTAACCTATTTTATGCCACCGGTTGTACCTACAGCTGAATTTCCTTTAGGCGACTTTGATTTCCTGGATTTCCCATGGTATAATAAGCTGACCTATAAGCTGGCACACTTGTTTTTCTGGAAGTTTGTAAAGACAGAGACCAACGAATTCAGACAAGAATTAGGCCTGCCCATTTTAAAGGAAAACCTTATAGATTATATTGGCAAGCAAAAGCCGCTCGATTTATATTGCCTAAGCCCCAGCCTGATCCCGCAACCTAAAGATTGGGACGATAATCATAAAATAACCGGCTTTTTAACTGTTCCCGAAGAAAAAATACCAGGCCAGTTTAGGGACGAAACCCCGGCCACATTAAATGCCTGGTTACAGCAAGGTGATAAACCCATATACATGGGCTTTGGTAGTAATGGTGTTGGCAATACCGAAAAATTTATAGACATTTTAAACACCATTTTAAATAAAACCAATGAGCGGGTTTTGTTTTGTACAGGCTGGTCGCTTTTTAAAAACTTGCCGTCGCATAAAAACCTGTTCGTAACAAAATATGTAAACCACGGCGCTGTTTTACCAAAATGTAAGGCAGGGGTATTCCACGGTGGCGCAGGTACGTTGGCAGCTATGCTGCGAAACGATTTACCGGTAATAATTATTTCGTTTTACACCGACCAGCCTACCTGGGGCAAAATAGCCGAACGGATGAAATTTGGGGTTCATATCCCTGTTAAAAAGCTCGACGCCAATAAGCTGATTTCTGCGCTATCAAAAATTCAAACAAGTGAAGTAAAAAACAATGCGACAGCTATTGGCAGGGAAATAAGGAATGAAAAGGGACTTGAAAACGCGGTGAATGAAATTGAAAAGTTTTTTAATGACGTAGATACAGGAAATTAA
- a CDS encoding cellulase family glycosylhydrolase: MTPTHPLATAKPTSSVTTMAVGAASIAGVNWADGRDNFVDGWVIPSGLTSSDNYSTVNAKANSILSGFQTNMPGVNTIRIPINYPSVSQSWWSAYTGAIDAALNKGMKVIICCWDSASANDGLIDNMTNFWSMWQTVVNKYGSNGNVYFEVFNEPHGYSLSSLTAIYAQWLANYPSVAKGRVLLSGTGYSDNVTGVGADSRFTSCLLSLHNYAYWATHSTAAWQTDWQNRYGSYGSRTVVTEFGATMSSGKDYQNGSQSDNEIAYIVGSSNVFRNNRIASVYWPGLRDNDSYSIQKRGGSGNNITLTTVNSSGVFRVRYGWGLN; encoded by the coding sequence TTGACTCCGACTCACCCTTTGGCAACTGCCAAACCAACAAGTTCGGTAACCACAATGGCGGTAGGGGCTGCTTCTATAGCCGGCGTAAACTGGGCCGATGGCCGCGATAACTTTGTTGATGGCTGGGTTATTCCATCTGGTTTAACTTCTTCTGACAATTACAGCACGGTTAATGCAAAAGCCAATTCGATATTATCGGGCTTTCAAACCAACATGCCAGGTGTCAATACAATAAGGATACCTATAAATTACCCCAGTGTATCCCAATCGTGGTGGAGCGCTTATACCGGTGCTATAGATGCCGCCCTTAACAAAGGCATGAAAGTAATTATATGTTGCTGGGATAGCGCATCGGCCAACGACGGATTGATAGATAACATGACCAATTTTTGGTCCATGTGGCAAACCGTAGTTAATAAATATGGCAGCAATGGCAACGTTTATTTCGAGGTGTTTAATGAACCCCACGGCTACAGCTTATCCAGTTTAACAGCAATTTATGCGCAGTGGCTGGCTAATTATCCGAGCGTAGCAAAAGGCAGGGTGTTGCTAAGCGGCACAGGCTATTCAGACAACGTAACCGGGGTTGGTGCCGACAGCCGCTTTACCAGCTGCCTGCTTTCGTTGCACAATTATGCCTATTGGGCAACCCACTCAACTGCAGCATGGCAAACCGACTGGCAAAACAGATACGGAAGTTATGGTTCGAGGACGGTAGTTACCGAATTTGGAGCAACAATGAGCAGCGGTAAAGATTATCAGAATGGTTCGCAATCCGACAATGAGATTGCCTACATCGTAGGATCGAGTAATGTATTCCGGAACAACAGAATCGCCAGCGTTTACTGGCCCGGTTTAAGAGACAACGATAGTTACAGCATCCAAAAAAGAGGTGGAAGCGGCAACAACATCACGCTGACCACTGTAAACTCTTCCGGCGTTTTTCGTGTTCGTTACGGTTGGGGCCTAAACTAA
- a CDS encoding RNA polymerase sigma factor → MSHQNEYQHPDQQLVSRVLGGDRYAFGIIIKNTEGLVAQLIFKMIPVPADRKDIAQDVYLKAYKNLPGFKFQCKISTWIAQITYNTCLHYLEKKKVVLIDAQDDDDDGQEQTLERLQQKDVGRYDNEVERLLSAKELSVILNAEMDKLSPVYKTLLSLYHQEEMSYAEIGQIANLPEGTIKNYLFRARKALKQNLLTNYKREDL, encoded by the coding sequence GTGAGTCACCAAAACGAATATCAGCACCCAGATCAGCAACTGGTTTCCCGAGTTTTGGGTGGCGACAGGTATGCTTTTGGTATAATTATTAAAAACACCGAGGGATTGGTGGCGCAGCTTATCTTTAAGATGATACCCGTACCAGCCGACAGGAAAGATATTGCGCAGGACGTTTACCTGAAGGCGTACAAAAACTTGCCTGGTTTTAAATTTCAATGCAAAATATCAACCTGGATAGCACAAATTACTTACAATACCTGCCTGCATTACCTGGAGAAAAAGAAGGTGGTACTGATAGATGCGCAGGATGACGACGATGACGGGCAAGAGCAAACGCTTGAGCGGCTGCAGCAAAAAGATGTTGGACGATACGATAACGAGGTAGAGCGCCTGCTATCGGCAAAGGAGCTGTCGGTTATTTTAAATGCCGAAATGGATAAACTGTCACCGGTTTATAAAACATTGTTATCCCTGTATCACCAGGAAGAAATGAGTTATGCCGAAATAGGCCAGATCGCCAATCTGCCCGAAGGCACCATTAAAAATTACCTGTTCAGGGCCCGCAAGGCCTTAAAACAAAACCTGCTAACCAACTATAAACGCGAAGATTTATGA
- a CDS encoding TonB-dependent receptor codes for MKKLIMVILTIWITIAPIFVNAQIATGKITGKVRDAAQKPADGATITLRGVKDSIVLKYELADAAGNFVFNGLKTGLYRVFITAAGYTPYKSDTIAISDKQPAVSLKEVVLQTGNIALKEVSITGKKSYIEHKIDRTVVNVDAIISNAGTTALEVLEKSPGVLVDQNGTISLKGQQGVVIFIDDKPSYLSGAALADYLRSLPSSSLQQIEIMTNPPAKYDAAGNAGVINIKTKKTQVRGFNLGLSLSIGQSRYTRTNNSFNFNYRKNKLNLFGNLAYTVRNSYADVAIFRRYKNTDGQTTGIFNQDTYNRRRGHGGKVTIGADYDASPNTTFGIALTGLARYPYLLSTGTGNLLNAAGQLDSSVISKNTEKGSFKNTALNLNYRHEFKKDGPDFTANLDYLHYATTNQQDFDSHTFLPGGALIDQSSLNGNLPSNIKILSGKADYGHPLGGGIKLEAGVKTSYTQTDNVAGYFNTLNGNTTPDYDKTNHFNYKENINAAYLNLNKEFKRLSIQAGLRLENTSSKGHQLGNVIKPDSAFNRNYANLFPTLFVQYKLDSLADNQIQLNYGRRIDRPYYQDLNPFVSPLDKFTYYIGNPYLQPSFANKIELAYIFKNHITGTLSYSDTKNDTDETIQIVNGIYYSRPGNIGHKTVSSFSVDADFEPAKWLTVQVNGEVTRVHSRSNFYTGLLDTKGTFVYGQGILQFKLKKGFNLQVDGNYQSSITSAQFVTGSKGALNAAVSKSLSPKVTVKLSVNDILYTNINRGTINNLYLTDASYTNHGDTRSALLTLSFRFGKAVAGQRKKEQTGADTEQGRVKN; via the coding sequence ATGAAAAAACTGATCATGGTTATTTTAACCATATGGATAACTATTGCCCCGATTTTTGTAAACGCCCAGATAGCAACCGGTAAAATAACCGGTAAAGTACGGGATGCCGCCCAAAAGCCTGCTGATGGCGCTACCATAACACTACGCGGCGTAAAGGATTCTATAGTGCTTAAATACGAATTGGCAGATGCTGCCGGGAACTTTGTTTTTAACGGACTAAAAACCGGCCTTTACCGGGTGTTTATAACCGCCGCCGGTTATACCCCTTATAAAAGCGATACTATCGCTATCAGCGATAAGCAACCGGCGGTGTCGTTAAAAGAGGTGGTTTTGCAAACAGGTAACATTGCGCTTAAAGAGGTAAGTATCACCGGTAAAAAATCGTATATCGAACATAAGATAGACCGGACGGTGGTAAATGTAGATGCTATCATCAGCAATGCGGGTACTACAGCGCTGGAGGTGTTGGAGAAATCGCCGGGTGTGCTGGTTGATCAGAACGGGACAATCAGCCTTAAGGGGCAGCAAGGCGTTGTCATCTTTATTGATGATAAGCCCAGCTACCTGTCGGGAGCCGCCCTTGCCGATTACCTGCGCAGCCTGCCATCATCAAGCCTGCAACAAATAGAAATTATGACCAACCCGCCGGCCAAATATGATGCGGCAGGTAATGCGGGCGTTATCAATATCAAAACAAAAAAAACGCAGGTTAGGGGCTTTAACCTGGGGCTTAGTTTAAGCATTGGGCAGTCCCGGTATACCCGTACCAACAACAGCTTTAATTTCAATTATCGAAAAAATAAGCTCAACTTGTTTGGCAACCTGGCTTACACTGTGCGTAACAGTTATGCCGATGTTGCCATTTTTCGCCGGTACAAAAATACCGATGGCCAAACTACCGGTATTTTTAACCAGGATACCTATAACCGCCGCCGGGGGCATGGCGGTAAGGTTACCATTGGTGCCGATTATGATGCATCGCCAAATACAACCTTTGGCATAGCGCTCACCGGTTTGGCCCGCTATCCGTATTTGCTAAGTACAGGCACGGGCAACCTGTTAAATGCGGCAGGGCAGCTCGACTCAAGCGTGATTTCAAAAAACACCGAAAAGGGCAGCTTTAAAAATACAGCCCTGAACCTGAATTACCGGCACGAGTTTAAGAAAGACGGCCCGGATTTTACCGCCAACCTTGATTACCTGCATTATGCCACTACCAACCAGCAGGATTTTGACAGCCACACCTTTTTGCCCGGCGGGGCATTAATAGACCAAAGCAGTTTAAACGGCAACCTGCCGTCAAATATTAAAATACTATCTGGCAAGGCCGATTACGGGCATCCGCTGGGCGGCGGCATAAAACTGGAAGCCGGGGTAAAAACAAGCTATACCCAAACAGATAACGTGGCCGGTTATTTTAATACTCTAAACGGCAATACCACGCCCGATTATGATAAAACAAACCACTTTAATTATAAGGAGAATATTAATGCCGCATACCTTAACCTCAACAAGGAATTTAAAAGGCTGAGCATCCAGGCTGGTTTACGATTGGAGAATACCAGCTCGAAAGGACATCAGCTGGGCAACGTTATAAAACCCGATTCGGCCTTTAACCGTAATTATGCCAACCTGTTCCCAACCTTATTTGTGCAATATAAACTGGATAGCCTGGCCGATAACCAAATTCAGCTGAACTACGGCCGCCGTATTGACAGGCCGTATTACCAGGACCTGAACCCCTTTGTTTCTCCCCTGGATAAATTTACTTATTACATAGGGAACCCTTACCTGCAGCCATCGTTCGCCAATAAAATTGAGCTGGCCTATATTTTCAAAAACCATATTACCGGTACGCTCAGTTACAGCGACACAAAAAACGATACGGATGAAACTATCCAGATAGTAAACGGTATTTACTACAGCCGCCCCGGCAACATCGGCCATAAAACGGTAAGCAGCTTTTCTGTCGATGCCGACTTTGAGCCGGCAAAATGGCTTACTGTACAGGTAAATGGCGAGGTTACCCGCGTACACTCGCGCAGTAATTTTTACACCGGCTTATTGGATACCAAAGGCACGTTTGTATACGGGCAAGGCATTTTGCAGTTTAAGCTTAAAAAAGGTTTTAACCTGCAGGTTGATGGCAATTACCAAAGCAGTATTACCAGTGCCCAGTTTGTTACCGGTAGTAAGGGGGCTTTAAATGCAGCGGTATCAAAAAGTCTATCGCCCAAAGTAACGGTTAAATTGAGCGTGAACGATATTTTGTATACCAACATCAACCGGGGCACTATCAATAACCTGTACCTTACCGATGCCAGCTACACCAACCACGGCGACACCCGGTCGGCCCTGCTAACGCTCAGTTTCCGTTTCGGCAAAGCCGTAGCCGGCCAGCGCAAAAAAGAACAAACCGGCGCGGATACCGAGCAGGGGAGGGTGAAGAATTAG